One Algibacter sp. L3A6 genomic region harbors:
- a CDS encoding glycosyl hydrolase 115 family protein, with protein MKKNYILSILLIVVLCFSCTQTVDESFYLVVGDNLSKVELNTIDDLKTDLQKVITSEVKIVSEKEAFPKKGTVFILGTPTSNALIQELAIQKNINLSTEIPGSRGGIWAKVNHNNHKNTIVIGGSDVQGLQYAIYDYSKDVLGIDPLEYWTGKTASKIDNEAVFNFTTKTIAPPKVPVLAYFENDVDELANYRGKLLEYDWETYTELIDALVRMRYNAIQLFDMLGRPEFYVRPEYKKLKPDYQVDINFIDKMIDYAQLKGMKVAIDFELGYQIHPMSADKADCWKTYKEDWISAWRYYLEKTPLAKTDIFILRPRHQVWDWKYESTCGESKIDVFNEVYVEFGKLIDEYKPNASKVLVCYSDGMEMWNEGFRPPTDWTVLWSDHGFGDFEHLPNTTDNYEFGTYMHAGYWLNHTVHNPYPNKVETIMKAMFETYKADKFCLVNGQNFRPFLLNLEAYSAVCNNPDTFNGDEFYKDWTSRYFSEKASSHAIASMKYLHEAQEGRKGYVEHLWEIREAVSYLSNTPIRRPGKTPIPFDYKRVIGDYKTTAHVAANVQKALTEAERGYQIEATDFYNAYILLPAQLYNDLIAFETTLHSMTKLKNQFEASKNVTFLNEAKALLPSAKEQLEAVYKRRASGDLDDKWNGWYAIKNRRQNNGFPTYDMLAAIENNLNKITP; from the coding sequence ATGAAAAAAAATTACATTTTAAGTATTCTATTAATAGTTGTTTTATGCTTTTCATGTACACAAACAGTAGATGAATCATTCTATTTAGTGGTTGGAGATAACTTATCAAAAGTAGAATTAAACACTATAGATGATTTAAAAACAGATTTACAAAAAGTAATTACTTCCGAAGTTAAAATTGTTTCAGAAAAAGAAGCTTTTCCAAAAAAAGGTACAGTTTTCATTCTAGGAACACCAACTTCAAATGCGTTAATCCAAGAATTAGCCATTCAAAAAAATATTAATTTGTCTACTGAAATACCCGGAAGTCGCGGTGGGATTTGGGCAAAAGTAAATCACAATAATCATAAAAACACGATTGTAATTGGAGGTTCAGACGTGCAAGGCTTGCAGTATGCTATTTACGATTATTCAAAAGATGTTTTAGGTATTGATCCTTTAGAATATTGGACAGGTAAAACAGCGAGTAAAATAGATAACGAAGCCGTCTTTAACTTCACAACAAAAACTATAGCACCACCAAAAGTTCCCGTTTTAGCCTATTTTGAAAACGATGTGGACGAGCTAGCAAATTACCGAGGTAAATTACTAGAGTACGATTGGGAAACTTATACTGAATTAATAGATGCCTTAGTGCGCATGCGCTACAACGCTATACAGTTGTTCGATATGTTGGGGCGACCAGAATTCTATGTTCGTCCAGAGTACAAAAAACTAAAACCAGACTATCAAGTCGATATTAATTTTATAGATAAAATGATCGATTATGCCCAATTAAAAGGCATGAAAGTGGCTATAGATTTTGAGTTAGGCTACCAAATTCATCCTATGTCGGCTGATAAAGCCGATTGTTGGAAAACATATAAAGAAGATTGGATAAGTGCTTGGCGTTACTATTTAGAGAAAACACCATTGGCTAAAACAGATATTTTTATTCTACGTCCGCGTCATCAAGTTTGGGATTGGAAATACGAGAGTACTTGTGGCGAAAGTAAAATAGATGTATTTAACGAAGTTTATGTTGAATTTGGAAAATTAATAGACGAATATAAACCTAATGCTTCAAAAGTTTTGGTGTGTTATTCCGATGGGATGGAAATGTGGAACGAAGGTTTTAGACCACCAACAGACTGGACAGTGCTTTGGTCCGATCATGGTTTTGGCGATTTCGAACATCTACCAAATACTACCGATAATTATGAGTTTGGAACCTATATGCATGCTGGATATTGGTTAAACCACACCGTTCACAATCCATATCCAAACAAGGTGGAAACGATAATGAAAGCCATGTTTGAAACCTATAAAGCCGATAAGTTTTGTTTAGTAAACGGACAAAATTTTAGACCATTTTTATTAAATCTAGAAGCGTATAGTGCCGTTTGTAATAATCCAGATACGTTTAATGGCGATGAATTTTATAAAGATTGGACTTCTCGATATTTTTCAGAAAAAGCATCAAGTCACGCTATAGCTTCCATGAAATATTTGCATGAAGCGCAAGAAGGACGTAAAGGTTATGTAGAGCACTTATGGGAAATTCGTGAGGCGGTTTCATATTTATCAAACACACCAATTAGAAGACCAGGAAAAACTCCAATTCCTTTTGATTATAAACGTGTTATAGGAGATTATAAAACTACGGCACATGTTGCTGCAAATGTTCAAAAAGCCTTAACGGAAGCAGAGCGAGGTTATCAAATTGAAGCGACCGATTTCTATAATGCCTATATTTTGTTACCTGCGCAATTATATAATGATTTAATTGCTTTTGAAACTACGCTTCATAGTATGACAAAACTTAAAAACCAATTCGAAGCATCTAAAAATGTAACGTTTTTAAATGAAGCTAAAGCATTGCTTCCTTCGGCTAAAGAACAACTAGAAGCTGTTTATAAACGCAGAGCATCTGGCGATTTAGATGATAAATGGAACGGTTGGTACGCCATAAAAAATAGAAGACAAAATAATGGTTTTCCTACTTACGATATGTTAGCCGCGATTGAAAATAACTTAAATAAAATTACGCCTTAA